In Grus americana isolate bGruAme1 chromosome 4, bGruAme1.mat, whole genome shotgun sequence, one genomic interval encodes:
- the TRMT9B gene encoding probable tRNA methyltransferase 9B, translating to MQPPPPRGCRMEHEATQLEKQHVHSVYENTAAYFNDLQSKAWPRVRNFLLEQKPGSLVADIGCGTGKYLSVNSQVYNLGCDYCGPLVEIARKKDDEVLVCDNLNLPFRDQCFNAVISIGVIHHFSTKQRRIKAIKEMARVLIPGGQMMIYVWAMEQKNRRFEKQDVFVPWNKALCSRHFSESNQSGDKGEFVHAVKSRDVHPAQLVISDCSYQTNLQPETDSKRSRNTDHCLSRACCMKISEEENRFYSALGRSFRSWFFSRSLDESALRKQTDKMKPLRNEGEWANSTVPIQHSRHCSLDLGHHGALLKEQSLDDDDVFVESLPLKNPQWSPATDALKDLSSNGGHQGVAQCKSEEASFINGPVEDRDCSCGCNIDGAGKSNASKFFKRTSTTDSTDSALDSAVSVGDQTDATLDTKAFMRYYHVFREGELCSLVEENVPELQILSSCYDHGNWCIIVEKRGT from the exons AtgcagccgccgccgccccgcgggTGCAG GATGGAACATGAGGCTACCCAGCTAGAAAAGCAGCACGTGCATAGTGTGTATGAAAATACAGCTGCCTACTTTAATGatctgcagagcaaagcatGGCCTCGTGTTCGAAACTTTCTGCTGGAGCAAAAGCCTGGCAGTCTTGTTGCTGATATAG GTTGCGGAACTGGAAAGTATCTCAGTGTCAACAGTCAGGTGTATAATCTCGGCTGCGATTACTGTGGACCATTGGTAGAGATTGCAAGGAAGAAAGATGATGAAGTTCTGGTATGTGACAACCTTAACCTTCCCTTTAGGGACCAGTGCTTCAATGCAGTCATTTCCATTGGAG TGATCCATCATTTCTCAACTAAACAAAGGAGAATCaaagcaataaaggaaatggcAAGGGTATTGATACCCGGAGGGCAGATGATGATTTATGTTTGGGCTATGGAACAAAAGAATCGTCGCTTTGAGAAACAAGACGTGTTTGTTCCTTGGAACAAGGCCTTGTGCTCACGGCATTTTTCAGAATCAAATCAATCTGGAGATAAGGGTGAGTTTGTGCATGCTGTAAAAAGCCGAGACGTACACCCTGCACAGCTAGTCATCTCTGACTGCAGCTACCAAACCAATCTGCAGCCAGAAACTGATTCAAAACGTTCCCGAAATACGGACCATTGCTTATCCAGAGCCTGCTGCatgaaaatttctgaagaagaaaacagattttatagTGCTCTAGGAAGGTCTTTCCGCTCGTGGTTTTTCTCCAGATCACTTGATGAATCAGCCCTGAGAAAGCAAACTGACAAAATGAAACCTCTGAGGAATGAGGGAGAATGGGCGAACAGTACCGTACCCATTCAGCACTCGCGACACTGCAGTTTGGATTTAGGTCACCATGGAGCACTGTTAAAAGAACAAAGTttagatgatgatgatgtgttCGTGGAAAGCCTGCCTCTCAAAAACCCACAGTGGTCACCAGCCACAGATGCACTGAAAGATTTAAGTTCAAATGGAGGACACCAAGGTGTAGCTCAGTGCAAGAGTGAAGAAGCTTCATTTATAAACGGCCCAGTGGAAGACAGGGACTGCAGCTGCGGTTGTAATATAGATGGTGCTGGCAAATCTAATGCCAGCAAGTTTTTCAAAAGAACTTCAACAACTGACTCCACTGACTCTGCTTTGGATTCAGCAGTGTCTGTTGGGGACCAAACTGATGCCACGTTGGATACAAAAGCCTTCATGCGTTATTATCATGTTTTTCGGGAAGGGGAGCTGTGCTCCCTGGTAGAAGAGAACGTACCTGAGCTTCAGATACTTTCTTCCTGCTATGACCATGGAAACTGGTGCATTATTGTAGAGAAAAGAGGAACGTAG